The following are encoded in a window of Pan troglodytes isolate AG18354 chromosome 4, NHGRI_mPanTro3-v2.0_pri, whole genome shotgun sequence genomic DNA:
- the TMEM167A gene encoding protein kish-A isoform X5, with translation MSAIFNFQSLLTVILLLICTCAYIRSLAPSLLDRNKTGLLGIFWKCARIGERKSPYVAVCCIVMAFSILFIQ, from the exons ATG tctgcCATTTTCAATTTTCAGAGTCTATTGACTGTAATCTTGCTGCTTATATGTACCTGTGCTTATATTCGATCCTTGGCACCCAGCCTCCTGGACAGAAATAAAACTGG ATTGTTGGGTATATTTTGGAAGTGTGCCAGAATTG GCGAACGGAAGAGTCCTTATGTTGCAGTATGCTGTATAGTAATGGCCTTCAGCATCCTCTTCATACAGTAG